One genomic region from Balaenoptera acutorostrata chromosome 1, mBalAcu1.1, whole genome shotgun sequence encodes:
- the LOC103001469 gene encoding circadian-associated transcriptional repressor isoform X2, translating to MFGHSGSCSPAPASEPMDSPSSVSSYSLYSSFSTSPVNSDSGFPSDSEREDKWAHGPRPDTVGQRGGSRPSPGPIRCRQRPKVSSKQPTASHSEQRGLASSMSGSGVKRSRGGELETGPNIQGCTTEGDLLFAQKCKELRGFIPPLTDLLNGLKMGRFERGLSSFQQSVAMDRIQRIVGVLQKPQMGERYLGTLLQVEGMLKTWFPHIAAQKSSLRSQLTKHSPGHHSYPAASSPELSVEKMDQTQLGQLILKPKQPWHLTEWPAMNLTWIHTTPICNPPLSSPGTISFSHGPLGTGTSIGVILFLQHGVRPFTHSAPTTPVPSTTTASPVIPGDPKILSGEGPCCHNWPVTLPSDWSCTPSPPGVPTMTREMTVGDLEQMRSHPSVAPDVPPLNP from the exons GAGCTGCTCTCCAGCCCCTGCTTCTGAACCTATGGATTCTCCATCTAGCGTTTCTTCCTACtctctttattcctctttttccaCCTCCCCAGTGAACAGTGACTCTGGCTTCCCCTCCGATAGTGAGAGGGAGGACAAGTGGGCCCATGGCCCCAGGCCAGACACTGTTGGTCAGAGGGGAGGTTCTCGGCCCAGCCCTGGTCCTATCCGCTGCAGGCAACGACCCAAGGTTTCCAGTAAGCAACCTACAGCATCTCACTCGGAACAGCGGGGCTTGGCTTCTTCTATGTCAGGATCTGGGGTCAAAAGATCAAGAGGTGGTGAATTGGAGACCGGTCCAAACATCCAGGGTTGTACCACAGAAGGAGACCTGCTGTTTGCTCAGAAG TGTAAAGAGCTCCGAGGATTCATACCCCCTCTCACAGACCTACTGAATGGACTGAAGATGGGTCGATTTGAGAGAG GATTGAGCAGTTTCCAGCAGAGCGTGGCAATGGACAGGATCCAGCGCATAGTAGGTGTTTTGCAGAAGCCACAGATGGG agAGCGTTATCTAGGAACCCTGCTACAGGTAGAAGGAATGTTAAAGACTTGGTTTCCTCATATAGCTGCCCAGAAGTCATCATTGCGTAGTCAGCTGACCAAG CATTCTCCAGGCCACCACAGTTATCCAGCTGCTTCCTCTCCTGAACTTTCTGTGGAAAAGATGGACCAGACACAGCTAGGACAGCTAATATTGAAACCAAAGCAGCCTTGGCACCTCACTGAATGGCCAGCTATGAACCTCACTTGGATCCACACTACTCCAATTTGCAATCCCCCTCTCAGTTCCCCAGGTACCATCTCCTTTAGCCATGGTCCTTTAGGCACTGGAACCAGCATTGGTGTCATCCTTTTCCTCCAGCATGGAGTACGGCCCTTCACCCACTCAGCCCCAACCACTCCAGTTCCATCTACTACTACAGCATCTCCTGTCATCCCTGGTGATCCTAAGATACTCTCTGGAGAGGGGCCTTGTTGCCACAATTGGCCAGTAACTCTGCCATCAGACTGGAGCTGTACCCCATCCCCTCCTGGTGTACCCACCATGACCAGAGAGATGACCGTGGGAGACCTAGAACAGATGAGAAGCCACCCTTCTGTTGCTCCTGATGTCCCTCCTCTCAATCCCTAA
- the LOC103001469 gene encoding circadian-associated transcriptional repressor isoform X3 produces the protein MSGSGVKRSRGGELETGPNIQGCTTEGDLLFAQKCKELRGFIPPLTDLLNGLKMGRFERGLSSFQQSVAMDRIQRIVGVLQKPQMGERYLGTLLQVEGMLKTWFPHIAAQKSSLRSQLTKHSPGHHSYPAASSPELSVEKMDQTQLGQLILKPKQPWHLTEWPAMNLTWIHTTPICNPPLSSPGTISFSHGPLGTGTSIGVILFLQHGVRPFTHSAPTTPVPSTTTASPVIPGDPKILSGEGPCCHNWPVTLPSDWSCTPSPPGVPTMTREMTVGDLEQMRSHPSVAPDVPPLNP, from the exons ATGTCAGGATCTGGGGTCAAAAGATCAAGAGGTGGTGAATTGGAGACCGGTCCAAACATCCAGGGTTGTACCACAGAAGGAGACCTGCTGTTTGCTCAGAAG TGTAAAGAGCTCCGAGGATTCATACCCCCTCTCACAGACCTACTGAATGGACTGAAGATGGGTCGATTTGAGAGAG GATTGAGCAGTTTCCAGCAGAGCGTGGCAATGGACAGGATCCAGCGCATAGTAGGTGTTTTGCAGAAGCCACAGATGGG agAGCGTTATCTAGGAACCCTGCTACAGGTAGAAGGAATGTTAAAGACTTGGTTTCCTCATATAGCTGCCCAGAAGTCATCATTGCGTAGTCAGCTGACCAAG CATTCTCCAGGCCACCACAGTTATCCAGCTGCTTCCTCTCCTGAACTTTCTGTGGAAAAGATGGACCAGACACAGCTAGGACAGCTAATATTGAAACCAAAGCAGCCTTGGCACCTCACTGAATGGCCAGCTATGAACCTCACTTGGATCCACACTACTCCAATTTGCAATCCCCCTCTCAGTTCCCCAGGTACCATCTCCTTTAGCCATGGTCCTTTAGGCACTGGAACCAGCATTGGTGTCATCCTTTTCCTCCAGCATGGAGTACGGCCCTTCACCCACTCAGCCCCAACCACTCCAGTTCCATCTACTACTACAGCATCTCCTGTCATCCCTGGTGATCCTAAGATACTCTCTGGAGAGGGGCCTTGTTGCCACAATTGGCCAGTAACTCTGCCATCAGACTGGAGCTGTACCCCATCCCCTCCTGGTGTACCCACCATGACCAGAGAGATGACCGTGGGAGACCTAGAACAGATGAGAAGCCACCCTTCTGTTGCTCCTGATGTCCCTCCTCTCAATCCCTAA